Part of the Periophthalmus magnuspinnatus isolate fPerMag1 chromosome 18, fPerMag1.2.pri, whole genome shotgun sequence genome is shown below.
aaaaaaaaaaaaaaaaaaaaatattaattcagttgtttctgctgaaccaaattcagcacaaatctttatcaaaatcactacatttgaagcctcattgtagatctcaaaatctgtgagaaatactaatactttttactctttaagtacatttttaaacagatacttgaatattttttttcatgtgatacttttacttgagttttttttttttgctcctgtatctgtacttttacttaggtaacaaaattgagtacttcttccatcactgatcGTGCCATTAGTAAAGTCATCAAAGTCAAATCCCTCCATCAGTACAGTTCATTTTGGACTTGGCTGTTTTGAAGTTATGGGAAAGTCATTCTCAAAGTTGTCAGACTGGCTTTGTGGAGAATGCAGTTACTTCACACTGATTCACGGCTTTTGTGTATTCATATGCAGGTCATCATAGTACTACGCTGTCTCCCGCTCACAAATACAACACTGCCCTATTTAAAAATGGCCTAATTAGCAGTTTTTCTAAATGCATTCAAACAAAGCAAGACAATATGTgtaactttaaacaaaaattgCTGTGCAGTGTTAATAAAAAATCACTAACTCTAAAGCGATAGCCACATTTAGAGAAAACAGAGTGAATATTATTAAAcatgcactatgaaacttttcttgcctccatggagatgctattgcttttcaCTTTTAACTGATGTCTGTTTTGAGTCTATTAGAAAATTCTGTTCAGGTCAGAGCAAGTTAATAACTAATATTGCAATTACTGTTTAATAATTACTGAGCAGCACCGACTGCACATTTAtataatgtacttttattttacaattaaaaatttttttttagcttcaattcattttttacTTCCAGTAGGTGAGTCCTTGTCCCTGACCATGAGTGAGATTATTCAGCGTGTGAAGAAGACCCCCAAACCGTCTCTACCTGTGCTATGTAAGACATGACTGACATCTAAgttattagttatttttttacattgtttaacAGTCTTTTTTTCTAGTGTTCACAAAAGCGAGTGTCTGCATCTTGCCTGTGGCGCAAATAGCTATTGGTAAGTGGACAAactgcattgttttttttacttttgtacaaGTAATTTGAGATTTTAACTCAAGTAATATACTGAGGTTTTGAAGAtgctttttcttttaatatccTCAAAAATACTACTTAATACTTACCCTTTATCATTGTCACGATAATagctatattgacttatcattcagtatattatagatggaacaatatatttttgggctcagtatttatcatgtgtacattttctttgcaatagtggtgagatttttgctgtttgtgttgttataCTAACCTATTTgaagagggttgaataagtaacttcGTTGGTAACTATggttaattattgcttcattctgatctgtctatttaaaaaatgatttattgggattatcttgctttattattattctgtcagtatttatcgttatatttctctgtagtaatatatcgtgcttcaaagtttgttatcgtgacaggccctTTTATGCTGTATTGGttataatataaattaaatacacaGTGCTACCACATTACATTATGGATTCAGTGTTTGCCCACCATGCTGATGTGTTGTTTCTTTCacttacttaaagggcccattttatgcTATATTTCTGAtctacagtgaggcaaataagtatttgaacaccctgtgattttgcaagttctcccattgagaaatcatggaggggtctgaaattttcatcttaggtgcatgtccactgtgagagacataataaaataaaaaatctggaaatcacattgtatgatttttaaaataatttatttgtatgttactgctgcaaataagtatttgaagacctgagaaaatcaatgttaatatttggtacagtagcctttgtttgcaattacagaggtcaaatgtttcctgtagtttttcaccaggtttgcacacactggcccactcctccagtcaggtttctgggctgtcgctgagaaacacggagtttgagcttcctccaaagattttctattgggtttaggtctggagactggccactctagaaccttgatatgcttcttacggagccacttCTTGGTTATCCTGActgtgtgcttcgggtcattgtcatgtttgaagacccagccacgacccatattcaatgctctaactgagggaaggaggttgttccctaaaatctcgcaatacatggccccggtcatcctctccttaagacagtgcagtcgtcctgtcccatgtgcagaacaACACTCCCAAaacatgatgtttccacccccatgcttcacagttgGGTGTTCTTTgaatggtactcatcattcttcctCCAAATTCagcgagtggaattaagaccaaaaagttctattttggtctcatctgaccacatgactttctcccatgactcctctggatcatccaaatggtcattggcaaacttaagatgggcttggacatgtgctggtttaagcaggggaaccttccgtgccacgcatgattttaaaccatgacgtcttagtgtattactaacagtaaccttggaaacagtggtcccagctcttttcaggtcattgaccagctcctcccgtgtagttctgggttgattcctcacttttcttaggatttgagaccccacgaggtgagatcttgcatggagcccctgtccaagggagattgacagtcatctttagcttcttccattttctaataattgctccaacagtggatcttttttcaccaagctgcttggcaattgccccatagccctttccagccttgtggaggtctacaattttgtctcttgtgcatttttccAGTTCTTtagtcttggccatgttagtagttgaaGTCTTACTGactgtatggggtggacaggtgtctttatgcagctaacgacgtcaaacaggtgcttctaatttaggataaaaagtgaagtggaggtggactttttaaatgtggactaacaggtctttgagggtcagaattctagccgatagacaggtgttcaaatacttatttgcagcagtaacatacaaataaattatttaaaaaatcatacaatgtgatttctagacttttttttagattatgtctctcacagtggacatgcacctaagatgaaaatttcaaactcctccatgatttctaagtgggagaacttgcaaaatcacagggtgttcaaatacttatttgcctcactgtctgttgtaaagctgttacctcctctaaaacatacctagaattttcctttgtttcattcacacatgtttagcacacataccttgcatatttaagctgagttcttctctcaaaatactaaaaacactttgttccaccttgtgatgtttttaaactccatacaccttcactagagtcttttgaatgatttcatctctggaactgccaatctctactgaacagacagtaaaatgtaggtgttaacttgaaaactactgcttcatgacatcacaaggtggaacagagcattttgagctttggagatgtagacatactaataataaaggattattcaaacatgtgtgaatgaaacaaaacaccactccaggtatgtttttgaggaggtaacaacatcataacatggcttaaagttcacaagaatcTATTTGCATAATTTAGGACCTTTATATTATAGTATGTGACTGGGTGTAATTTCAAAATATGATGTGCCTTCTTTTCCCTCTTCAGGTGCAGTGTACTTAGATGAGTGCCCCATGGAGCACTACATCCCCATCTACCTTGTGGTGACGGGGACGTTTGCCCTGATGCTGgccctcctgtcctgtctgccTTGTGCTGAGGCCCCCAAAGACGGCCCCACCAACCCCGTTCAACGCCTGTGCACCGTCTGGAACTCCCTTGCATCCATCTTCCTCAGCTGCTGGTTCATCGCAGGTGAGTTTATGCATCCTCACATTGAGCTTACACTGCTTAAGGCCCACTGTAATATTGTTAAGTTTACAATCAAATCCAATTAAGGTTTGTATAGCGCatataaacaaaacagtttCCAAAGAGCTGCGAAAAACACAATTaactttaaaggagacatattgtgcttgtgtctgctctatagttaatATATAACGTATGACAaccatggatcattatttttttttttattatttgcacattttaaatcacaatattcatctaaaatggcttaataaaagaaacaagtcctgacattagaaaactgcagtgcccaatgggagcctaCATTGTAAAcgtcattacaacaaaaagcTGTGTAGATGCTGACACCTCTGCTTGATAGCTGTAGCTCACACTAGCGAGAagctgatttttttcatttgtaccaaaatgactatgtgatgctgccgaatcctgagagtatcactgattaaaaaaatgtaattggcagtgggtgtatgccggtggtggtgaaaacagggattgatcagcaatatggtgtcttgaaaataagtgattaaagattgctcaaacatgccctaatcacttcaaataaaacttcaggtgagtaaatgttgagaggaaacaactatcacatggttaaaagctctaaaaagtagattttgcagaataggtctgctttaacaatCACTGCTGAGAACACCCATGTGATGCCACCTACACTGGTAAATTTTTTACTCAGTTTTTATTCTATGTTACATTCTTCCTCTTATTTCTCTCTGAATATTTGGTTgtcttttaaacagtttaacatAATACTATATGgttaatataaataaagtttatatgctatgttgtttccttatcaaaaacatacctggagttgtgttttgtttcattcacacgtttaacacacaaatcctgcgtattgaggatgagttcttctctcaaacgaaaaacactctgttccattttgtgatgtcatgtggtaatacaggaagtgctccacagtgtttttaaacttctcacaacatcactagaatcatttggatgatttcagctctggaattgccaacctttactgaacaaaaggttaaatgtAGCTGTTCactagaaaactaccactacatgacatgacaaggtggaacaaggcattttgagctctggagatatagacagactaaccTCCAGGTAATGGATCTACTGTATATATGAGCCTAACTATGTGAAAAATGTAACCACGAATGAGCCACACTGCAACTTTGAGAATATACTTTATCCAGTTAACTTTGAGAGCAAGTCAACCAGAGTAATGATGCAACCTTTTAAATGAGCTCTGGGTATACAACCTAAGCTTAAGAGTGTTATGCTCTTTATTATCAATCAATGTAAATCCACTGTTTTACATTTCATAGATTAAATTCTAAAGCAATTTAACGCAACTACTTTTGTCAAACAAACATATAATATGACATATTTTctagtgtatataaatgttgaGAAAATTTTATGAATTTACATGTAGAATCCACAAGGTGTCCTTACCTGCTTACTGTACAAGGCTATAATAGATATCATGTTTGTGTTCctacaaaatacaatatattgtaTCATTACCATTgttatgtttgattttcaagTTCCTTATGTTAATTTCCCCTTGCTCCTTTGTTACAAAAACACTTAGTAATTTATTTTCACTCAGATTCTCAATTTTTATCCTTACATAATACAGTTAatacaaatacactttttaaagggcctatattatgccattttctgatctattttataatgttgtttcctcatcaaaaacatatcctgCATATTGAGGGTGAGCTCTTCTCTGAAATGAAACACAcgccactttgtgatgtcatgtggtaatacagggagtgctccactgtgtttttaaactccatacactttcactagaatcatttggataatttcagccctggaattgccgatctctactgaactaaaggtaaaacaaaggtagctgttaacttgaaaactaccactacatgacatcacaaggcagaacaaggcattttgagctttggagatgtagacagactaataataaaggattactcagacatgacacaacacaaaacacaactctccatgtatgtttttgatgagggaacaatattgtaactaacatggcttaaagctcacaatcaattttgtgtgataaaGGATGCCTGATTCTAACTCACATATTTTGTCACACACCCTCCAGGTAACGTGTGGATCTACCGCATATATGAGCCTAACTATGTGAAAAATGTAACCTCGAACGAGCCATACTGCAATAAGACGCTGTACCTGTTTGCCTTCtggaccaccaccctggtctacATCCTGCTGGGggcttttctggtgggaggatGCTGCGTGCTCGTTTGCATGTTCCTGTGTGGCCGTGCTGACCCTGATGACTGAGCTTAGAGATCCAGACCTTCTCTTGCACAAAGATGATACACCTGAAGTTATCaacttgtttgtttacatttttcagaTCATGATGGTGTCACTTTGAGAATATACTTTATCCAGTTAACTTCCAGAGCAGAAGTCAACCAGAGTAATGATGCAACCTTTTAAATGAGCTCTGGGTATACAACCTAAGCTTAAGAATGTTATGCTCTTTATTATCAATCAATGTAAATCCACTGTTTTACATAAACTCTATTCAAATATGCAGATGTGCTTCAGCCCAGTCACTCTTGCATTTTGCAAATTATCTTCTACTCAGGAATTAAAATGTATCCCTTTCTAATTTCCACTGTCTTGATTAATCGATACAATTCTGAAGCTATTTTAATCCAATTGAACTTAACTACTTTTGtcaacaaacaataataatgacataTTTTGTACCGTATGTAAATGTTGAGAAAATCTCCTGAATTTACATGTAGAATCCACAAGGTGTCCTTACCTGCATACTGTACAAGACTGTAATGGAGATTATGTTTGTGTTCctacaaaatacaatatattaatGTTACTAAGTTCatttctccttcctcctttgTAACAAAACACTTAGTAATTTATTTTCACTCAGATtctcaataaatcaataatgaaCTTTTTTATCTTGACAGTTAAGTAAGTACAggaaatgtgcagtttaacCGCAGGATCTGTCAGGCAGGGTGTAAAAAGTATAGCCTTCCAGAGGTTCACACACTGTGTCCATTGCTGCAGGAAACACAAACTACTCAATTCACAAAATATATACTGAAACAAAATAATTTACTTCTTTTTACGCCCTGCCTGACAGGTCCTCCGGTTATTGCAcgaaaacattgaaaaacttgAACCCTTGCTGTGAGGGggctcgtctctccacagacctgactttgACCTGAACATTACATAGATTTGCATAAAACATGAAGAACGTTTCAGAGTTATCTCCCTGAACCAGACAAGCCACCAGGAATCTTGTTTTGCTTTAACTTGTCCTTAAACTTGTCCTACCACAAGAACAGTGACCATAACCACAGCAATTACAGATATACAATTGGATGAGGTACGAAGA
Proteins encoded:
- the LOC117386439 gene encoding transmembrane protein 272-like, which codes for MSEIIQRVKKTPKPSLPVLLFTKASVCILPVAQIAIGAVYLDECPMEHYIPIYLVVTGTFALMLALLSCLPCAEAPKDGPTNPVQRLCTVWNSLASIFLSCWFIAGNVWIYRIYEPNYVKNVTSNEPYCNKTLYLFAFWTTTLVYILLGAFLVGGCCVLVCMFLCGRADPDD